One genomic region from Leptospira tipperaryensis encodes:
- a CDS encoding putative 2OG-Fe(II) oxygenase — protein MRDNQVVKKIKKNGYSSGDSLILTESQHQELERIIDRLFEDSSAKIDHSSNAPVLLSLIGVDPRLDILLEEILTHESVKSVLSGILGDDYKIWEISARYSEPGDNGLGLHQDAWGQMNLAFALNNQRSSEGSTSFLNGSHVLPRWANFISWARPSVANLFTVPLTLSDSDYAFFINKTWHSRRKNRGSAVKKILLFGFFPNGGKYKPLYQDVIQKINPSCNELIHRLNLDEGILKLDEGFVKVVSKTNPESVPYSAEIENRLLLNFLTPFVYFRVILIESFFRPLRMGFSIFKLLFKR, from the coding sequence GTGCGCGATAATCAAGTTGTAAAAAAAATCAAAAAGAATGGATATTCTTCCGGTGATTCTTTGATTTTGACCGAAAGTCAACATCAAGAATTAGAAAGAATCATTGATCGTCTATTTGAGGATTCATCGGCAAAAATCGATCACTCTTCGAATGCTCCGGTTTTGCTTTCTTTGATCGGAGTCGATCCACGCCTTGATATATTGTTGGAGGAGATTCTAACTCACGAATCTGTTAAGAGCGTGTTGTCCGGGATTCTCGGTGATGATTATAAAATTTGGGAAATCAGCGCAAGATATTCGGAACCTGGGGATAACGGTCTCGGTTTACATCAGGACGCCTGGGGGCAGATGAATCTTGCATTTGCGCTCAATAATCAAAGAAGTTCGGAAGGATCAACTTCGTTTTTGAACGGATCACACGTGTTGCCTCGATGGGCAAATTTTATTTCCTGGGCTCGTCCGAGCGTGGCAAATTTATTCACAGTTCCCTTGACTTTAAGCGATAGTGATTATGCCTTTTTTATCAATAAGACCTGGCACTCTCGTCGGAAAAACCGCGGAAGTGCGGTTAAGAAGATTTTGTTATTCGGTTTTTTCCCGAATGGTGGAAAATATAAACCCTTATATCAAGATGTGATTCAAAAAATCAATCCTTCTTGTAACGAGTTGATTCATCGTTTGAATCTGGATGAAGGAATTCTAAAATTGGATGAAGGATTTGTTAAAGTAGTTTCTAAAACGAATCCCGAATCGGTTCCTTATTCGGCTGAGATTGAAAATAGATTATTATTGAATTTTCTTACTCCTTTCGTTTATTTCAGAGTGATTCTAATCGAGTCATTCTTTCGTCCTCTCCGAATGGGATTCTCAATTTTTAAACTTCTCTTTAAAAGATAA
- a CDS encoding NAD-dependent 4,6-dehydratase LegB has product MKKILITGADGFIGSHLTEALVRQGFDVKAFVLYNSFNSWGWLDSCHSDVKGKFEVFSGDIRDPNGVRSAMKGCDAVLHLAALIAIPYSYHSPDTYIDTNVKGTLNVVQAAKDLNVSKVIHTSTSEVYGTAKFVPITEEHPLQGQSPYSASKIGADQIAMSFYSSFGTPVSVVRPFNTYGPRQSARAVIPTIITQIANGKRKIKLGAIHPTRDFNFVKDTVSGFISALNSDSSIGEVINIGSNFEISIGDTVKAIANVMKTEVEIESDDQRLRPEKSEVERLWASNEKAKKLLGWEPRYGGLDGFHRGLSETVEWFQDQKNLSQYKTDIYNI; this is encoded by the coding sequence ATGAAAAAAATTCTTATCACTGGTGCGGATGGATTTATCGGATCTCATCTCACGGAAGCTCTTGTACGGCAAGGCTTCGACGTAAAAGCATTCGTTCTTTATAATTCTTTTAACTCTTGGGGTTGGTTGGATTCTTGTCATTCGGATGTGAAAGGAAAGTTCGAAGTTTTTTCCGGCGATATTCGGGACCCGAACGGAGTACGCTCCGCAATGAAGGGTTGTGATGCCGTTTTGCATCTCGCAGCTTTGATTGCTATTCCGTATTCTTATCATTCTCCGGACACTTATATCGATACAAACGTTAAGGGAACCCTCAACGTTGTTCAAGCGGCAAAGGATCTCAATGTTTCGAAAGTGATTCACACTTCTACGAGCGAAGTTTATGGAACCGCAAAGTTTGTTCCGATTACGGAAGAGCATCCGCTTCAAGGACAATCTCCTTATTCCGCGAGTAAGATCGGAGCTGATCAGATCGCGATGTCCTTTTATTCTTCTTTTGGAACTCCCGTTTCCGTTGTAAGGCCTTTCAATACATACGGTCCGAGACAATCGGCGAGGGCGGTAATTCCTACTATTATCACTCAAATTGCAAATGGAAAAAGAAAGATAAAGTTAGGCGCCATTCATCCCACTCGAGATTTTAACTTTGTAAAAGATACTGTTTCGGGCTTTATTTCGGCTCTAAACTCGGATTCTTCAATCGGAGAAGTAATCAATATCGGAAGTAATTTTGAAATTTCGATCGGCGATACCGTAAAGGCAATCGCAAATGTGATGAAAACGGAGGTCGAGATCGAATCGGACGATCAGCGTTTGCGCCCCGAAAAAAGCGAAGTTGAAAGACTCTGGGCTTCCAATGAAAAAGCGAAAAAACTTTTAGGATGGGAACCTCGCTATGGCGGATTGGACGGTTTTCACAGAGGTTTGAGTGAAACCGTAGAATGGTTTCAGGACCAGAAAAATTTATCTCAGTATAAAACAGATATTTATAATATTTAA
- a CDS encoding LegC family aminotransferase: MKQNFDTLPTRIVESIRKVVGDSPVALHEPTFSGNEWKYVKECIDTSFVSSVGKFVDRFELELAQFTGAKHAIAVVNGTAALHIALKLAGVNPGDEVLIPSLTFIATANAVSYCDAIPHFVDSEESTLGIDPNTIREYLTSITEIRNNQCINKTTGRIIRAIVPMHTFGHPSDLDGILSLAKDFHLQLVEDAAESLGSSYHERHTGTFGLLGTLSFNGNKTITTGGGGAILTENSEIAKRAKHITTTAKIPHRWEYVHDEIGYNYRMPNINAALGCAQLEQMPEFLKSKRELFQKYKDSFSSIEDVFIFEEPKESRSNYWLQTLVLSNKVSQKRDEILTVTNDSGVMTRPCWSLMHKLKPFSDCPRMDLSVAISLEKRLINIPSGSGLLVSKNK, encoded by the coding sequence ATGAAACAAAATTTTGATACATTACCGACTCGGATCGTGGAATCGATTCGAAAGGTGGTAGGTGATTCTCCGGTTGCGCTCCACGAGCCCACTTTTTCCGGGAATGAATGGAAATACGTGAAAGAATGTATCGATACTAGTTTTGTTTCTTCCGTGGGAAAGTTTGTTGATCGATTTGAGTTAGAACTCGCTCAGTTTACGGGTGCAAAACACGCGATCGCCGTAGTAAATGGAACAGCCGCTCTTCACATAGCTTTGAAATTAGCGGGAGTAAATCCTGGCGATGAAGTGTTGATTCCTTCTTTGACATTCATTGCTACCGCAAACGCAGTCTCTTATTGCGACGCCATTCCTCATTTTGTAGATAGCGAAGAATCGACCCTCGGTATCGATCCGAATACGATTCGAGAATATCTTACTTCGATCACTGAAATTAGAAACAATCAATGTATCAATAAAACGACGGGAAGAATCATTCGTGCAATCGTGCCGATGCATACATTTGGACATCCTTCTGATTTGGACGGAATTCTTAGCCTTGCCAAGGACTTCCATCTTCAGCTCGTCGAAGACGCGGCCGAGTCTTTAGGAAGTTCTTATCACGAACGACACACGGGAACATTCGGTTTGCTCGGCACTCTTAGCTTTAACGGGAATAAGACGATCACCACAGGCGGTGGCGGAGCGATTCTTACCGAGAACTCGGAGATTGCAAAGAGGGCAAAACACATAACAACAACGGCGAAAATTCCTCATCGTTGGGAATACGTTCACGATGAAATCGGTTATAATTATAGAATGCCAAACATCAACGCAGCTCTCGGTTGCGCTCAACTGGAGCAGATGCCGGAATTCTTAAAATCAAAACGCGAACTCTTTCAGAAATACAAAGATTCTTTTTCTTCCATCGAAGACGTTTTTATTTTTGAGGAGCCGAAAGAATCTCGTAGTAACTACTGGCTTCAGACTTTGGTTCTCTCGAACAAGGTTTCTCAGAAAAGAGACGAGATTTTAACAGTCACAAACGATAGCGGAGTAATGACTCGTCCTTGCTGGAGTTTGATGCATAAGCTTAAGCCGTTTTCCGATTGCCCGCGTATGGACCTTTCCGTCGCGATCTCTTTAGAAAAAAGATTAATCAATATTCCAAGCGGATCCGGGCTTCTCGTTTCCAAAAATAAATGA
- a CDS encoding acetyltransferase, with translation MKEKIILIGAGGHTRSCIDVIESEDRFSIFGLIASPEEIGQKVLGYEVIGSDVDLERFRKDCKNAFVTVGQIRNSEPRKKTFDLLKRSNFEIPIITSPIAHVSKHSKIGEGSIIMHHAIVNSNVQVGENCIINSKVLLEHDVKIGNHSHISTGAILNGEVTVGDFSFIGSGSVVRETIRIGSNCFVGMASKVLRDIPDKTIYKTVI, from the coding sequence ATGAAAGAGAAAATCATTTTGATCGGCGCGGGAGGTCATACCCGATCCTGTATCGACGTTATAGAATCAGAAGATAGATTTTCTATTTTCGGTTTGATCGCCTCTCCGGAAGAAATAGGTCAAAAGGTTTTGGGTTACGAGGTGATCGGCTCGGACGTCGATTTAGAAAGATTCAGAAAGGATTGTAAGAATGCCTTTGTCACCGTCGGTCAAATTCGCAATTCCGAACCAAGAAAAAAGACATTCGACCTTTTGAAACGTTCGAATTTTGAAATTCCGATTATAACTTCTCCGATCGCTCACGTTTCCAAACATTCTAAGATTGGTGAGGGCTCTATCATCATGCATCATGCGATCGTAAATTCGAACGTGCAAGTCGGAGAAAACTGCATCATCAATTCTAAAGTTCTATTGGAACACGACGTAAAAATCGGCAATCATTCTCATATTTCTACGGGAGCCATTTTGAATGGGGAAGTGACCGTAGGAGATTTTTCCTTTATTGGGAGCGGTTCGGTTGTTCGCGAAACGATTCGAATCGGTTCGAATTGTTTTGTCGGGATGGCGAGCAAAGTCCTTCGTGATATTCCCGATAAAACTATTTATAAAACCGTAATATAA
- the neuB gene encoding N-acetylneuraminate synthase, which translates to MKTLIIAEAGVNHNGSMEMAHQLIDVAADAGVDIVKFQTFEADKLATKSAEKANYQNNTTDSSESQLEMLKKLELSKDGHFSLIEHCKNRNIEFLSTAFDLHSLAFLNELNLRRYKIPSGEITNLPYLQKIGSLGKPIILSTGMATLGEIESAIFVLEKAGLKRQELTVLHCNTEYPTPFSDVNLLAMETIRQSFKVSVGYSDHTSGIEVSIAAVALGAGVIEKHFTLNKSLPGPDHKASLEPNELKAMVDAIRNIERSLGDGIKRPTPSESKNIQIARKSIVANSRIKEGEEFTSKNLSAKRPGTGISPMRLNEIIGLKAKRDFAEDDLIEL; encoded by the coding sequence ATGAAAACTTTGATTATAGCGGAAGCAGGCGTTAACCATAATGGAAGTATGGAAATGGCGCATCAACTGATCGACGTCGCCGCGGACGCCGGAGTGGATATTGTAAAGTTCCAGACGTTCGAAGCGGATAAGTTGGCGACGAAGTCGGCCGAAAAAGCCAATTATCAAAATAACACAACAGATTCTTCCGAGTCTCAGCTGGAGATGCTGAAGAAGCTTGAATTATCGAAAGATGGTCATTTTTCTTTGATCGAACATTGTAAAAATAGAAATATCGAATTCTTATCTACCGCTTTCGACCTACATAGCCTCGCATTTTTAAATGAATTGAATTTAAGAAGATATAAGATTCCTTCCGGAGAAATTACAAATCTTCCTTATCTTCAAAAGATCGGAAGTTTAGGAAAACCGATTATACTTTCGACGGGTATGGCAACTTTAGGTGAAATAGAATCTGCAATTTTTGTTTTGGAAAAAGCCGGCTTAAAACGACAGGAGTTAACCGTTCTTCACTGCAACACCGAATATCCAACTCCTTTTTCTGACGTAAATCTGCTCGCGATGGAAACAATAAGACAAAGTTTTAAGGTTTCAGTGGGTTATTCCGATCACACTTCCGGCATTGAAGTTTCAATCGCCGCGGTGGCACTGGGAGCGGGCGTAATCGAAAAACATTTTACTCTGAATAAATCTTTGCCCGGACCCGATCACAAAGCGAGTCTTGAACCGAATGAGTTAAAAGCTATGGTCGATGCGATCAGGAACATCGAACGCTCATTAGGTGATGGAATCAAACGTCCGACTCCTAGCGAATCGAAAAATATCCAGATCGCTCGTAAATCGATCGTTGCAAACTCTAGGATCAAAGAGGGTGAAGAGTTTACGTCCAAAAACCTTTCCGCCAAAAGACCGGGGACGGGAATTTCTCCGATGCGACTCAATGAAATTATCGGTTTAAAAGCGAAACGAGATTTTGCCGAAGACGACTTGATCGAACTATGA
- the neuC gene encoding UDP-N-acetylglucosamine 2-epimerase: MKRKVSVVTGTRAEYGLLRLLIKKILDSKNIELQLIVTGMHLSPEFGSTYQEIESDGFSIDRKVEMLLSADTSSSISKSIGLGLIGFADVWADLKPDLVVLLGDRFEIFAAASSAMVSKIPIAHIHGGETTEGAFDESIRHSITKMSHLHFVAAEEYRKRVIQLGESPDRVFNVGGLGVDGIRNLSLMTRSELETSLNFKFGPKNLLVTFHPETLDSSSPKFQFEELLKALDRLSDTSIIFTLPNADTGSREIIESIHEFVSSHRNSVAFTSLGQRRYFSCIQFADAVIGNSSSGLLEIPTFKKGTVNIGGRQRGRLKAKSVIDCEASEKSILNAIDTLYSKTFQESLMYVSNPYGEGNATAKILEVIESFELDRILQKKFFDLNA; this comes from the coding sequence ATGAAAAGAAAAGTTTCCGTTGTTACCGGAACACGCGCCGAATACGGCTTACTGCGTCTTTTGATAAAAAAGATTTTAGATTCTAAAAATATAGAATTGCAGTTGATCGTTACGGGAATGCATCTTTCCCCCGAATTCGGATCCACGTATCAAGAAATCGAATCGGATGGTTTTTCAATCGATAGAAAAGTGGAAATGCTTTTGAGCGCGGATACTTCTTCTTCGATTTCGAAGTCTATCGGCTTAGGCCTTATAGGATTTGCGGACGTCTGGGCGGATCTAAAGCCCGATCTTGTTGTTCTTCTGGGAGACCGTTTTGAAATTTTTGCTGCGGCTTCTTCGGCGATGGTTTCCAAAATTCCTATCGCTCATATCCACGGAGGAGAAACGACGGAGGGCGCCTTTGATGAGTCGATTCGTCATAGTATTACGAAAATGTCACATTTGCATTTTGTGGCCGCGGAAGAATATAGAAAGAGAGTGATTCAATTGGGTGAAAGTCCGGATCGCGTTTTCAACGTCGGCGGACTTGGAGTAGATGGAATTCGGAATTTAAGTCTGATGACTCGTTCTGAGCTGGAAACTTCTCTTAATTTCAAGTTTGGTCCTAAGAATCTATTGGTTACGTTTCATCCTGAAACTTTGGATTCTTCTTCCCCTAAGTTTCAATTTGAAGAATTACTAAAAGCGTTAGATCGTCTATCGGACACTTCTATTATTTTTACACTTCCGAACGCGGATACGGGGAGTCGCGAAATTATTGAATCCATCCACGAATTCGTAAGTTCTCATAGAAATAGCGTCGCCTTTACTTCTTTAGGCCAAAGGCGTTATTTTTCTTGCATACAGTTTGCCGACGCGGTGATCGGAAATTCTTCGAGCGGCCTTCTTGAAATCCCGACTTTTAAGAAAGGAACAGTCAATATCGGTGGCAGACAACGCGGTCGTCTAAAAGCGAAAAGCGTTATAGATTGTGAAGCAAGTGAGAAGTCGATCCTTAACGCGATTGATACCCTTTATTCAAAAACATTTCAAGAATCTCTAATGTATGTTAGCAATCCTTACGGTGAAGGGAACGCTACTGCGAAAATTCTCGAAGTTATCGAAAGTTTCGAATTAGACCGGATTCTTCAAAAGAAATTTTTCGATCTGAACGCATAA
- a CDS encoding nucleotidyltransferase family protein: MTTAWHSALLPFKSTIQDVIRNLDDSALQIALIISEDGLLIGTITDGDIRRGLLRGLDLNSPIDSIVFRESLVVTPQMSRDMVIQLMQANKIHQLPIVDERRKVVGLYLWDEILAPSQRPNTFVIMAGGKGTRLLPHTENCPKPLLPVAGKPMLEHIIQRAKAEGFHKFLIAIHYLGHMIEEYFGDGSRFEVEIEYIKEEEALGTAGALSLIKNPPLEPFIVTNGDVMTDIHYGELLDFHIRHGATATMAVRLHEWQHPFGVVRTKGVDIVGFEEKPVYRSHVNAGIYTLNPSALLSLENRTHCDMPTLFARLSLEAHRTIVYPMHEPWMDVGRPDDLEKINSIETVDL; the protein is encoded by the coding sequence ATGACAACAGCATGGCATTCGGCTTTACTACCCTTTAAATCCACGATTCAAGACGTAATTCGTAACCTTGACGATTCGGCCTTACAAATCGCGCTGATCATTTCGGAAGACGGTCTTCTTATCGGTACGATTACTGACGGAGATATTCGAAGAGGGTTGCTCCGAGGTTTGGATTTAAATTCTCCTATAGATTCTATCGTATTTCGAGAATCGTTAGTGGTCACTCCTCAGATGAGTAGAGACATGGTGATCCAGCTCATGCAGGCAAATAAAATTCATCAACTCCCGATCGTTGACGAGAGAAGAAAGGTAGTAGGACTTTATCTTTGGGATGAAATTTTAGCTCCTTCTCAAAGACCTAACACTTTTGTGATTATGGCCGGAGGTAAAGGAACTCGATTACTACCTCATACTGAAAATTGTCCTAAACCGCTTCTGCCAGTTGCCGGAAAACCAATGCTCGAACACATCATTCAAAGGGCCAAAGCGGAAGGCTTTCATAAGTTCTTAATCGCCATTCACTATCTAGGGCATATGATCGAAGAGTATTTTGGGGATGGAAGCCGATTTGAAGTAGAAATTGAATATATCAAAGAAGAGGAAGCGCTCGGAACAGCGGGCGCCCTAAGTTTAATTAAGAATCCTCCTCTTGAACCGTTCATCGTGACGAATGGGGACGTGATGACTGATATCCACTATGGCGAGCTTCTTGATTTTCATATCAGACACGGTGCGACGGCCACGATGGCGGTCCGTTTACACGAGTGGCAACATCCTTTCGGAGTCGTGAGGACTAAGGGAGTGGATATCGTCGGCTTTGAGGAAAAACCCGTGTATAGAAGTCATGTAAACGCAGGAATTTATACTCTGAATCCAAGTGCTCTTTTATCTTTAGAAAATCGCACACATTGTGATATGCCGACTTTATTTGCACGACTTAGCCTCGAGGCGCATCGGACCATTGTTTATCCGATGCATGAACCATGGATGGACGTTGGTCGTCCTGATGATCTTGAAAAAATAAATTCAATAGAAACAGTTGATTTGTAA
- a CDS encoding N-acetyl sugar amidotransferase produces the protein MEKRNLIKLYNLPEKVIFCKKCTVSNQRPRITLDENGVCSACNFAEFKRTKIDWKQREEELVELCKKHKKTNGEYDVIVPCSGGKDGGFVAHQLKYKYGMNPLTVTWAPLKATEIGRKNLDSFIGSGFDNILGTPNGKVTRKLTNLAFKFLGDPFQPFIYGQTNFPMHMAIKHSVSLIMYGENGEVEYGGDMKNAFRPNRDIQDHDKHYFSGLPPEFWTDHGVSEQDLKPFMAPAYEDILKNKTEIHFLGYYKFWDPQENFYYCQENTGFTPNSERSEGTYSKYASLDDRIDGFHYYLGYIKFGIGRTTSDTAHEIRDHKITREEGAALVKRYDGEFPQKHYKEFLEYCSITDEEFTAVVDSWRSDHLWEKKSGEWALKYKVWES, from the coding sequence ATGGAAAAAAGAAATCTAATTAAGTTATATAACCTCCCGGAGAAAGTAATATTTTGTAAAAAATGTACCGTTTCCAATCAAAGGCCGAGAATCACCTTGGATGAAAATGGAGTCTGCTCCGCTTGTAACTTTGCGGAATTTAAGAGAACAAAGATCGATTGGAAACAGAGAGAAGAGGAACTCGTTGAACTTTGTAAAAAACATAAGAAGACAAACGGCGAATACGACGTAATCGTTCCCTGCAGCGGGGGTAAGGACGGCGGTTTTGTAGCGCATCAATTAAAGTATAAATACGGAATGAATCCGTTAACCGTTACTTGGGCGCCTCTTAAGGCGACAGAGATCGGAAGAAAGAACTTGGACAGTTTTATCGGATCCGGGTTTGATAATATTCTTGGAACGCCTAACGGTAAAGTTACGAGAAAACTCACCAACTTAGCTTTCAAGTTTTTAGGAGATCCTTTTCAGCCTTTCATATACGGTCAGACTAATTTTCCGATGCATATGGCAATCAAACACAGCGTTTCTCTGATAATGTATGGAGAGAACGGCGAGGTGGAATACGGAGGTGATATGAAAAACGCCTTTCGACCGAATCGAGATATTCAAGATCACGATAAGCATTATTTTTCGGGCTTACCTCCGGAATTTTGGACCGATCACGGAGTTAGCGAACAGGATTTAAAACCATTTATGGCGCCGGCATATGAGGATATTCTTAAGAATAAGACCGAGATTCACTTTTTAGGTTATTATAAATTTTGGGATCCTCAGGAAAATTTCTACTATTGCCAAGAAAATACCGGTTTTACTCCAAACTCGGAGAGATCGGAGGGTACTTATTCTAAATATGCAAGTCTGGACGATAGAATCGACGGATTTCATTATTATCTTGGTTATATCAAATTTGGAATTGGAAGAACCACTTCGGATACCGCTCATGAAATTAGAGATCATAAAATTACACGAGAGGAAGGCGCGGCTCTTGTAAAACGTTATGATGGAGAATTTCCGCAGAAACACTATAAGGAATTTTTAGAATACTGTTCAATTACCGATGAAGAGTTTACCGCAGTAGTGGATAGCTGGAGATCCGATCATCTCTGGGAAAAGAAATCGGGCGAATGGGCCTTAAAATATAAGGTTTGGGAAAGTTAA